From the Topomyia yanbarensis strain Yona2022 unplaced genomic scaffold, ASM3024719v1 HiC_scaffold_50, whole genome shotgun sequence genome, the window TTGCATTTCAAATTAATGCTATTTCGTAGTCATATACTCTGTAGTGGCCAGTTTATATTAAATGTTCTCATGTTTACCATTTTTATGCAAACATGAGCAGTTTGAAGTATGTTCAGgctagttttgcttgaaaacatAGTTGGTACCCCAGTAGAGaaatattcacagggtcaatggaattgaaaatgattgagcGGCATGGctatttgaatgaatgatgcaatcAACAACTGCTGTTTGAAGATAGCAGgtcatgatttgagatttgttcctccTTCAACTCAACCAAACCTGTCAAAGATTTGCAGCTCTGGTGGTGTGTACACTTCCACGGATATTAACTGTCAGTCATAGAGAGTGGCTAAAATGCCGCTGATAATTGAAACAAAGTTCCGcacgtgaaaataaaaaattggaagCAAAAATACATACGTAAGTGACAGATTGATTCAACAGCAATCGGCATCTGATTGAAAGAATCGACCAAACCACGACAGGTTGTCCTATTGATACTGTATACGGTACTTCCTGGCGTATCTCAATAAACTCGATTCTTATCAGTTTTTGCCTTTTTTGCTTTTACGcgtatttttattcagtttttcgattcttttacatgtttttgtttgttgtgCACAGTAAGCATCATTATCGCATCACCACCGTAGCCGAACAATCCGGGTACTCCGAATCATGACCAAATGTaatttatattttcagattACTCGATCTCGGGCGGCCAGTCTCTGGTCTCTTGGAACGCCCATCGTACGCGCATCTTCCTCGATTACACACGTCCATCGAGTACGGGGTCTGCCCCGAAGTTGACGACCTATTTTAGGTTCTCAGTTGGGAATAACTTTAGCTGATCTCGCTTCCGGCATTCGCACTACATGCCCAGCCCATTGTAGTCTGCCATGATTTATCAGCTATGTCAGCATGTTTGTATGCTTGAAACAGTTCGTGGATCATGGCGCCTGTGCTATCTtccattttctgtttttttaatagtaaggtttaaaatgcttcaaaaaccgggcctgtagtgtattagcactgtgtgggactcacgacccACTTTCGTGCTTAACCGTTAAAAACACCCCTCACTCTTTTTTCGCCCTTCAACCCCCATAGAACTACATCAAGGTATCACTTCGGGGCGGGCTCATGcttttttcgcatttttttttttgctcacgagtttccgcagctatctcggagcctcacttgatcCATGAAATGTCTCGATttttgagtcatttagctctcgattcttctcttgcttttcgtctccatctattatgtgagccgtttagctgctgatttcctgagccatttagctcctgtttccgtgagccattcagctcccagccttatcacgatctgcACGGATAAcggcggtgaactcaccctactccgactgagttTCCCGGCGGAGGACCCGAAACCGATACtcgctttcttgagccatttagctcacagctttatcgagatctactcgggTATTATCCGACGATgaaactaccctactccgaTTGAGAGATCCCTGGCGGTGAAATTTCTTTCGGTACAGAActctgtttcgtgagccaattagctcccagccAATTAGAATCGATCCTATTGTGtattcctcggcggtggatttatcccgataccgatgtttgtttttgtgggcCATTTAACTcaccgcttcgtcccgatctgctcgatctagtccccggcggtcgACATACGCGATGGGTCAGCCAgtaggtgccgaggtctgtccagcgattccgggtggagcgtagcttccgtctctctggcgccccaacgacctaTCGATCGGCTGCTGGctgttcgacgcggtctactcgatctagtcctcggcagtggatctagcctactcactagctacccggtagggtgttgaggtcggtccggcgTTTCCGGTGGAGcatggcgtccggttcgctggcgtcccgatgacccgaacccgacgctGCGTTGCGTATTACTGTActggtcctcggcggtggatttaGTATACGCCGGTGGAGAGTTCCGGATTTTTCCCGAACCCGATTTGTTACTTCACGGCGGCCTTCTAGTCGGCGGCGCTgttttgttggtcccttcgccactggctctgcaactcggagagtatactcggcACTACTCTGTTGACCACAACCCAGATATGCtcatcgtggcacatctcttcgacgatattgtcgactaccacaccaggcataccccttcgaacttcttcgaaccacTCCGGCCAAAGGGTGTGacaaagcatgtccaaaccaatGCAGGTAATTCcagaagcatccatgcccggacaaaaattgcatcaaatggaagttcacctgaACATGCTTCCTACGCACCCACGctgatacatttgggatgaatcGGTGGGCCCACCTaactttctccgcgttgtcccattcttgctgccacttagccaacgagtccgctctgaCCAGTTTCTTTGCGTTTTGTGTATTCCTCCGCTGGtaacattccacgtcctcagcggGAGTGATGgcgggaatcatcccggcaaagTCGCACATCGCCTccaacgatatcgttctgtacgcgctctcgtcacgaacagccattaagcGAAACGCGGATCCCGCCCGCAGCCCAGGCCGATACGCCATACTTTAGTATTAAGGATGAGACATCCGCCAGAAGTCGCGCTGCATCTTGCTCCTGCGATGTTCGGCATGTGTTTGCGAATACGTtaattgtcctcgcagccttctcaaatacatagtcgacatggctgatgtaatttaaccgatcgtcgatcatcacacccaggtgcttcagtgcacgcatcgatggaattGAGTGTCCGCCAACGCTGATCACGACACGCgggattttttttcatgttctGACCTACCAGACAGAGGTAGTGTCTTGTGATGAGCCGGCTGCAACTTGGAATCAGCTattcaggtttccacgatgcctattgtctctgtcgTCAACATCTGAACTTCTTCGAaggtctcgccggttatcgtcaggacaatgtcatctgcaaagccgactatcttgactcccctgggcagttctagcattaacactccgttgtacattatgtTCTAAAGcgttactactctactctttttactgttctgacgagtattgaacgcagaattcttctttCAAACACACTGAGCACTCGATAGTCTGCTTCATTCAACGCCATGCCTCATTTCCGTACAGAgtaacagggagtatcagcgatttgtatggagcataGAGCGTCTTTTTATATCGTTATTAGATGTCACTTGCGATCTAAGTTATATGAATTGGTCGCAACCTCGCACCTTACCCCATTTCACTTCAAAACCAACACTTGTTCTCTACCAGAAACCATGTACTTTATCACATCAGAATTTACAATCAGTGCGATTCTCACAACCTCCCTTTTTAAAAGGTACAAATGCCTCGTCCATTGCACTGCGATCAACGAAGCCAAAAGGCATGGGAGTTCTCGTGATGATGGTTCTGCACTTCAGATATTGCATCAGCGTATAATCGAACGCTATGTTAAACAATAGAATATAGAGTGCATCGCTCTGATTCAATCCATCTAACGTCGTAAATGAGTCGGATATCTCTCCGGGTATTTGTACgataaattttggtttttttcaCTAAGTCGGTTTTGTCGGAGAGCAATGTTCATTGTTCATGCATTATCGGTCACAGTAGATTTCGTATCACTGAAATTGCGAAATCCACAAACAGACTGTGTCCGCTATTTATTGCATTTTAAACATTGGGTCCATCGTTGATCGTTGGCGGTTGGCGGCGACAAAGAATTTTGGATAGCAATGTGGTTATTCGATAGTTGCAACAATCCAGTCTATCACCCTTTTGTAGATGGGACGAACTTCTCCTTCCAAGCTTCTTGCATCCGAATCTTCAAAATCACCCAGCAAAGGGCTCTAAGCCAATGCGTCTCCTCAGTATTTGAATAGCTCACATGGCAGCTGATCATTGTCAATGGCTTTATTGTTCCTCAGTCGTCCGATCTCTTTCTGAATCTCGGATAGATGCTATACTGTGAACCTGCCGCGAATCCCATGATGCATGATTGCCCCGTTGAGTCTCTGCGTCCGTACGCAAATCCTCACTTGACGAATTACGTATAACATCGGAGATTTTTTCTGGAGCTTTGAACTTGATGGATTAGATTTTTCGTCCGTGGGTGAGGTGATCCACAGGTGGCCTTATAAGTATCTTTGCGGGATAGGATGCCATAAAAATTCTCGTTCGGATGCCTCCTGTCATTGGTAACGGTGTGCAGACAGTGTCAGTGTACGTCGATGATGTATTAGTTGAGGAAATGACCTTTGATCCTCATTATAAAGTCGGTTTCCGGTTCATTATATGAGTCACCGCTCTGGTACATTGTAGCCGCTCGAttcccgcttttccacaccttttGTCTCGCCACGCGTAAGTTCTTGTATTGCTACGATCCAGAAGCAACGAATTTGTAGCTCATCGTGCAGAGCTCGATCTAATCCTGGAAAGCACAGCGACTAATAGTATGTATATTTGAAACGtcttatttttctttttggATAATAGTTGTTTATATTAAATTGACTAGATCTTCATAAGAATCATAAGAATCAGTACTGTGACCATATTCTGCATAAGCTGATTGGTTTTTCAGGAATATCTAGCACACAATATGGAAACAAAACTGatttttcgtttttgattttcGCGTCATTCTGTATTTCTTCTTTAATGATTAATTCTCACTGGCAATATTGTGTAAACAAATATTGTGAAAATAAGGGCCTGTATTGAAAGACACCTACTTAGTTTTGAAAATATCGCTTTACGACATTAAGGATGTACTTTCCCCCATAAATTAAGTTAACTACAATATCATCTTTGATAGATGATGTAACCGATTCAAGTTTTGAACTAAACTAAACCGGCTATCAAACTTAGGTTCTTGAACTTAACCTGAAATCGGATTTTATTCCGAAATACATACTGCAGTGTCGCGAGAATTCGACGTAGTTACCTTTGTTGATGCAGCTAGTCTGGTGTCTTTCCAGCATTCTTTTAAAAACAACGACATAAGTATCTCAtgcgcagaaaaaaatgttcgcaCATATATTCACGCTTTTCCCAACTACATTAGCAAATATTTAAATATCTCACGagtcattccagttctactgcAGACCACTTCGACACATTCAGGTAACTCCCTCCCACCAACCCGAAAACAGTCACAGCTCACTGTATTCCGTTACTAATCTATTTTTCCCCTTCAAAACCTCCTCAACATTCCAGAGAAACCTCCACTTCCGAAAACATCCGCCACTAGCAGCAGCGCCAGCTCCACCACTATGGAGCGCAAACGTCCTCAGAGTGGTACTAGCACACCGGCCAAGCCACCCACTGCACCGGACAGTGCTAAGAAACATTCGGTAGAGAAGCAACGCGTCAGCAGTGCCCGGGGTACTCCGAAGGCAGCGTCGACACCACTTCAGTCACCCGGGCCGGAAAAGGCCAACCGAAGCATACACGACAGTTTGCAGCAAAAGCAATCGACGCTACCGGTCACTTTGGTGAAGCAAGGATCGTCGGCCAGCGCAAAGAGTACCGAGGAGAAGGTTGAAAATGGAACACCGAAGCAGCCGGTGGAAGCTGTTGTGCAGTCAGAAACCGTTACCACTGTGGTAGAAACTGCTgaaaagcagcagcagcaggagCAAACCATTATAACTGAGATTAAAGTAGAGGAAACACACGTTGAATCGGAGATAGTTGAAAAAATACCACAGGTTCCAAATCAGTTGGAAGTCAGCAATCACGAGGAGAAGCGAGATGAAACAAAGGACACCAATAGTTTAGAACCCGAGCAAAATGGGGACGGTTCAAATGTTGATCTGATGACTGCGTCTATGCATGCGAAGCGCATCTCTACGGAGGAGGAAGCCAAAGCCGCGCTCGCCGAACGTCGCCGGCTGGCTCGCGAGGAAGCCGAGCGCCAAGCCGAACTAGAACGTCAACGAATTGAAGCCGAAGAGGAAGCGGAAAGACAGCGTCAACTCGAGGAAGAGGAACGTCTTCGCATGCTCGAGGAGGAAACGATTCGTTTGGGCGAAGAACAGCGCCGCCTCGAAGAGGAACGCCTGCAGCAGGCTATCGAAGAGGCCAAGAAGCGCGATGAAGAAGAGCGGCTGCGTCGCGAGGAGGAAGCACGCCAGAAGGTGGAGCGGGAGGAGTCCGAACGTAAAGCCCGCGAGGAAGCCGAACGGCAGCGTATCGAAATGGCCGAAAGACTTAAGAAGGAGGAGAAGGAACGCGAGGAACGGAGAAAGCGCGTCGAAGCGATTATGTCGCGGACACGCGCTAAGGGTAGTGCTAACAATACGCCGACTAAGGTGAGtgttttaaaacagttttttttataacCCAGAGAAATTAAAAGATTTCATTTTAATCTATTAATATTTATCGTCTTTAACTATTAATATTTATCGTTGGTTTCATATTGAGATGCTAATTCATAATACCTGTTCACTCTCAACGACAGCAGTCCGACGATAATAGAGAAGATGTCATGAGTAAAAGTGAAATTGTAACATCCAGTGCGACAACAGCGACCAACGTGGACACAACAATGTCGATGACCGAGTCAATGTTGGAATCAGTTAGCCAACAACACCCGGAAGCCGAATCTGTCTCTCAAGTACCGGCCGAGGCAAGTGAAAAGGTTGACCTACTGGCACAAGATGTCCAGACACTGGTACTGGTAGAGGATGGAGATGATCAGAACCAGCAAAATAACAACAATAACAGTAGTTTAAATAATAACCATAACAACAACAGTATGGATACCGCTATCATCACTAACGCTAGCGCCGAGTATGAGCGTTCGGTGACGGAGAAGGAAAACTATCTGCTAGGTAGCTTTAACAACAATTTGAACAGTAACGTTGTCGCCAGCAATGGCGGTGACAGTGATATTGGCAGCAGTCAGCAGCCTTCGTCGCTCGAGTCTAGCTCGACACCCGTGGGAGTCACCACCAATGGCAAATCGACACCGGGTGCGACGACGATCGCCGAGACGACTGAGCTGATCATCGAGGATGCGATCATGAGCGGCCAAACCAACGGTCACAAGAATGGCAGTATTGATAATGTGTTGTAAgtagattgtttttttttctcttataTTAGTAAGCTTCCATGTTTCTCCATGTTTAAAAACCCATGTACTAGAGTGTAATGTCCTTCAAAAGTGTACGTTTATCACAGGGTAGTAAGTGTTCGGAAAGCTTTCCTCGGCAGTTCACAGTCTCTTTATGTTATACCTACGGCGAGTTGCGGCAGGCTTGAAAGTAGTACTGGATCCTTTTTTGAATAGCATTGGATTCATTTCGTACAGAAGAATCTCTCAGATCGTTAGGGTATAATGTTTGTTACAAATTACAGCGTCTATGTAATTGGATACTGATTATGTAATACTAGTACTACGATGGTTCGCTAGCTCATAGGGAACCAGCTATAAATCTCACCTATCCCTAGAGTATGTGTCTGTGTCGCAAACGTTTACAAATATCTTCTGTGCTTACATGAATCCCGATATTAAATTCTAACGTCCACGTTGTGCTCCGATTCTTTTCTAGATTACGTGTTGCGGATATTTAGAGTGCTAAATACAATACATACATTTCGAGTGTAGACAGAAGCGAGAAAGAAAGTGTGTTAACAGAGATCCTAATAATGAGAGATAAATTCTTGAAAGAGAGTACAAAGCATATAGACCAAGCCATTGACGATAGGTACCTATATTCTGTATCGTTAGTTATGTTGTTTGAATTAACTATCATTACGCCAAGCTAATGTCCTTTGTCGTGTGAACCTGTGTAAACCATAAATAATGCGCCCTAAATTAGAAAGGCTAAACAGTTATTAACCATTTACTCCATTCCTTTACATCCACTAAACGCGTAACACCAATTGTCATGTGCTTTTTGATATAATAGTAATAGATTGGATCACGTTAACTCCATCAGCAATGTAGTACTAGATTACTGGTTAAACAGCGTGAGATCTAATCACACTACAATAATAtgaggaaaatttttattttatttctactaCCAAAAAAGACATGCGAATTGAATTTTTCCAGCATCGAAATCTTTATTTCTAGTACTTTTACTGTAATAAATTAACTCCGAATCTAGTACTCAATTTTGCTAATATTATTTGTAGCTCAAGTTTGGAGCTTATAGACCTAGATATAGAAGTAACGCTACAAGTTGTCATCTCaaagtttgttttgttatttctgTTATCATTTCATGTTCGAAATCACTTATCTAATTTCTCCCTTCCCTCGTCTGAGACGGCCTAACTTCAGTACTAGTCCAGCCTGATTAATCCACGGTTTCCCTCCtattttcttatatctactccCAACACTAGTGCGCAAATTCCTTCGGCTGTCGAAGGTTCCCCGAAATTTCTAGTGCATTTTGACACCGGTAGTCATTCCGACGAACTAGCGCTCTCACCAGCAGCCGGTATCGTGGAAAGCAGTGAACATTACCCTCTATTGGAGACGCCCTCCACCAATACCGCAAcgaccgccgccgccgccgctcaGTTGATCGATTTCGGTAGTTTCCAATCGTTGACCGAGGAAGTGCAGCCACAAAGTGCGGCCATCGTCGATCATGATCCGTTCAATTTGAACAATAATAACAACTACAACAACGCCAGCAGTAGTGAAAATCTAATCGATAGCAGTAGTTTTGGTACCTCAAGCTCCCCTACCGCTACCTCCCTGTTTACCGGCAGCGATATCAATATGATCAGTAATAGCAATTTTCTAAACAATAATGCCACGAGGCTAGTCGCAACATCAGACAGTCAAGATAACCGAGGTAAATCGATTTATGTTTGTTttgtcttagttttggaacGCATTCAGGCTTGTACTTTTGACTGCACTGAGAAATTGGCAAACGTCCTGCCGGACGATAGAATGTGTTTGTAGAATACGTTTGCATTTTTCTCATCGTGGTGGTGTGATACTGattttgtttttgtgttgtGTCATATTCTGGGCATTTTGGCTTATAGATATTCTATCGCTTCAAAAGCTTCAGTTCTGCCCATGCACATTTAAAGCGTTCTTTATGTTAGATTTTGTAGTACTAGAATTGCATTTGTGTGACTATGACATATCTATCAGTGACGGTTCTGAAATTGAGATGATTACCAATTCCCAAAGCATATAGGATTTTCATTTCAAACATTCTAGTACTACAACACATCCCGCATACAGGATGGAATTTATACTTCCCACCGCACCGCTATCCTCTTTTTTTGGTAAATAGCTTATCTTATCTGCCTTTCATTTATCGTTTTTTCTTTCAAACCCACTTCGTTTACAACTCAAAACCACAACCATTACCTTCCTACGAACCGCTTATCACATCTACTCACCACTGGAGCTGCACTTCACTATCTTTCACCGTAATTAATATAAAATGTACGCGCACGAACACAAATATCAACAAAACATCGCACaaaacacactcacacacacacacgcacactcgACGAAAAGATCTCGCCTACAAACAATCGGCACTGGTACTGTATGTCATCGCATTTATTTATGGTTGCCTGCTGGCCGCCATCCAAGCAGCAGCTGACTAACGCAGGTTCATCAACAACGGCAACATCCACTGCGATCGGCAGCTGTCGCCTCCACCGTTAACCACCTCTTGAACACCAAACAACGGGTTAGTAGCAGGCAATGAGTGACTATGTCCGGTGTACGTTTGATGATTGTTGGTGTCGTTTTTTGGGTTGATCGGAAGCGGGTCGTGTTCGgagatttatttttgtttttatcttcTTGTTAGTATTTGCGTAATCTAGTAGACTTAAGCTGTTGTCTTCATCGTCCACGGGAAGGGATAAACGATTGAGTTTAAGAGAAATGTTGATGCACTATCTACTTAACGGAATGCAGATGATCTATCAAACTCTTCCATTGGGGTATAAGGGTTATTAAACTCTGGGTAACCGGTTACCGAGAGTAACCTATTTTGTTTAAACTAGAACAATTATAACTGCATACAGTGGGCCGCTCTGCTACTACGGCAAAAAGCGAATGGGACTCAGTCCGCTCTACTCTATGGATGAATGATGGTTTTTACTACTCAGCTCCATCTGTGACCATTAATGCAccatacccaagtaacaattaaagttttatagcacgctacaagtgcgaTTTAAGTTTTATTAGTGATTATAAAACTACCATGTAACCTTAATTGTTGCTAGAATAGTGTACATTGCGGAGACAGCGGAGCTGgatctaaataaaactaaatgATCTAACTGATCACCACTTGACTCTGTTTTCGTGTAGATTAAGGAAGCATACATGGGCAGAAATTAGCATACATTGTTTTCACCTAACACTAAGTCTTACCTAGTCTATGTTATGAATTGGTGTTATTAAAGCTATTTACTAGGATATTCACTAGGTAGATTTAACAATAGCACTAGCAAAAGGAGTAGATTTATGCCTTTAACGTAGAAATTGAGTTTAAGCAATAGTTCAGTTCACTTTTGATTTTTGTATAGCAGTATGGTATAATATAGAGTAGATTTATGATAGCGATTTGTTTATGTTTACGTCCTTCAGGGTGCTTCCGATCCTCTCATCAGGTCGGGTGCGGCGGGTAGTAGAGCATTATTTAGTAGGGGCATGGTCCCCTCCCCCTCCCGGAATGTGCGAAGGATTACGTGATAGCGCATTCGCATACAACACCAACGTCGAGTACTGCTAGAGATACTGGAGAGTGTTTTCGTAGATCCCGCCAGGTGCTGTTTGTACGGTTGCCCGCCGTACCTGTTCGTCGGGTGTCTATTGCATAGCAATAGACCTTTAGGCCAGCAGTTACGTTCGAACTTTGAGTCGACGATTATTACGATATCGCCAACCGTAGCAAGCTTCGACAGAGTGAACCACTAGGTTTTTCGTGTGATCGTAGGCAGATGGTCATGGACCCATTGCTTCCAGAACCTGTCTGTCATGACCTGTGACTGAATCCAATGGTTCTTTCTGTGCACATGGCTGCTATCGAAGGGAATTCACATCAAACCGATCTGCAAACGGTTTTGTACTGGAACGGGCGATATGTCGTCATCTATGGGAATGTTAATCAGTGGTCATGAGTTGACGACGTTCTCGACTTCAATGAAGGTATTTTGCAACATTTTGTCGGTGGGTAGACAGGGCTGAAGCTTAACCAAGTTTGACCTCACAATCAGTCCCATGCTCCTCCCATATGTGACGAAACCGGTAGGTTGAAAACCCAATGAGTGCGGCTTgatgtaaagggcgaacacgaaattattgcgacacattcaacagagcataacttttttaccattgggtaaaaatcaaccaaattttgcacactttctcattgatgtgtattgtttacatgctgtcaaactcgaagtcgtgtttttcgattcaacgaaaatggaggtgaaccaacgcgagtcgagagaacaaattctttccaaacacttggaatttcctgacctgtcgcaccggcagttgggaaaaatgttgaacattcaccattcaaccgtctccagagtgttgaagcggttccaggagcggttgacgttggaccacggcaaaggagctggaagaaaaccgggaccggagaacaaaaagacggagggtaaaggtgaagcggatgattaaagcaaatcccaacgtctcaagccgtgatttggttAAAAACAttggcatgtcgcagagctacgtccagaatgcaaagaagagagctggactacatacatacaaggtacagaacttcccaaaccgcgatgagcggcaacaatcgacggctaaaactcgggcacggaagctctacgagaagatgctgacaaaatatggctgctgtgtgatagacgacgaaacgtatataaaagccgattttaagcaaattccggggttggagtttttcaccggcaagagcaagttctatgtggacgacaaatttaagaagaagaaaatgtcgaagttcgcctccaaatatctcaggccatctgctcttgcggactgagtgagcctttcgtgacaaaaggcacagtaaatggcgagatctacaaatctgagtgcctcga encodes:
- the LOC131695733 gene encoding ensconsin-like isoform X1 encodes the protein MGTDMMGMANELDRIPSTTLAALRGILVKSLSRENLSLTDQQLLVYRKDRHVSFNVAGNRDANVQKQTRPSSANKDNRPHSVAHTLHWFACVGEDYDINGFNNEEEQQKEREERIKQIKERQNEERQRKLEELKAQALAAQKFREQKEEERRRRMEDLRRRENDRRSQVEERRRAIQEADNERRQYILQKNQERDQRMETKRRNERSSIQFAFGSSTPRMIESGDSGMSSSFWTNRRATSITNVAYTGAPLTRRSSERELTDGSSKKRATSASGLDRSTDDMRRMSSSMYEVFNWAQTSECPKKLTLSLAGTGINIDEPPSSAERAAAAAIGGATRRDDSADMSYQRTVNRRKTDLMPTIPSPRDSSRSSLGTHTPRTPGRAFSMTRLDQLAQPRRRNGEHISAIVERERRQAMELENLTRLSLSSSRSSPTADGSAKRMSRSMSQLASSSSAAKYRNQSQERHSGGRPGRKSSFNSSLLGETLMMNRSDTSKSMSQLNTAGRVPRITKTERLRQQVREQLNGSAQMTTTMMLSMSTTATGLRSGEITPNSLNASRPGSAMSSSTTASGIVYRRSIPASLSTPRKPRPFSIAVTGVSAGVKEEKPPLPKTSATSSSASSTTMERKRPQSGTSTPAKPPTAPDSAKKHSVEKQRVSSARGTPKAASTPLQSPGPEKANRSIHDSLQQKQSTLPVTLVKQGSSASAKSTEEKVENGTPKQPVEAVVQSETVTTVVETAEKQQQQEQTIITEIKVEETHVESEIVEKIPQVPNQLEVSNHEEKRDETKDTNSLEPEQNGDGSNVDLMTASMHAKRISTEEEAKAALAERRRLAREEAERQAELERQRIEAEEEAERQRQLEEEERLRMLEEETIRLGEEQRRLEEERLQQAIEEAKKRDEEERLRREEEARQKVEREESERKAREEAERQRIEMAERLKKEEKEREERRKRVEAIMSRTRAKGSANNTPTKQSDDNREDVMSKSEIVTSSATTATNVDTTMSMTESMLESVSQQHPEAESVSQVPAEASEKVDLLAQDVQTLVLVEDGDDQNQQNNNNNSSLNNNHNNNSMDTAIITNASAEYERSVTEKENYLLGSFNNNLNSNVVASNGGDSDIGSSQQPSSLESSSTPVGVTTNGKSTPGATTIAETTELIIEDAIMSGQTNGHKNGSIDNVFAQIPSAVEGSPKFLVHFDTGSHSDELALSPAAGIVESSEHYPLLETPSTNTATTAAAAAQLIDFGSFQSLTEEVQPQSAAIVDHDPFNLNNNNNYNNASSSENLIDSSSFGTSSSPTATSLFTGSDINMISNSNFLNNNATRLVATSDSQDNRDLSLL